A single genomic interval of Gossypium raimondii isolate GPD5lz chromosome 11, ASM2569854v1, whole genome shotgun sequence harbors:
- the LOC105804818 gene encoding protein FANTASTIC FOUR 4: MTLCSSHLLLPSLIYFSLFLLALKLIMPYCYFYCYYCYSQFMLNKYYFCKKIVLSFLGLSNTNMVSPSPVSKCGLGLISANESNPDVIESSLLHLHNTKTISMPSTSPPKKKDPGGIGFIDDMGGGAGIDGLMSCTESLGFESCYERDDGAVDDRTNGYKHVKLCEDEIRDNNRWRIRKRREGRRHMKFPPPLSSLNQNGQPCFYLKPVRENGRLELTEVKIQRPEILRSVRQNGRLRLHLVSSDVCSNINQEEEEEEEENEEINQEEQEQEVLDLQEEEEEEMKVEEVWKYRVNGKGSRRCHEMVVSHLHNDYHHRQHHHMNDHHSLHVWRQPCVSIR, encoded by the coding sequence ATGACCCTTTGTTCCTCCCATCTCCTTCTTCCCTCTCTCATCTATTTCTCCCTCTTTCTTTTAGCATTGAAACTCATCATGCCttattgttacttttattgttattattgttattcaCAATTCATGTTGAACAAGTACTACTTTTGTAAGAAAATTGTCCTCTCTTTTCTAGgtttatcaaatacaaatatgGTTTCTCCTTCTCCTGTTTCCAAATGTGGGTTAGGGTTGATCAGTGCCAATGAATCCAATCCCGATGTTATTGAGTCATCCTTATTACACTTGCACAATACTAAAACTATTTCAATGCCATCAACATCACCACCAAAAAAGAAAGACCCTGGTGGCATAGGATTTATAGATGATATGGGTGGTGGAGCTGGGATTGATGGACTTATGTCATGTACAGAGAGCTTAGGGTTTGAGAGTTGTTATGAAAGAGATGATGGTGCTGTTGATGATAGGACTAATGGTTATAAACATGTGAAGCTTTGTGAAGATGAAATTAGGGATAATAATAGGTGGAGGATTAGGAAAAGGAGGGAAGGGAGGAGGCATATGAAGTTTCCACCACCACTATCTTCATTGAACCAAAACGGTCAGCCTTGTTTTTACCTAAAGCCTGTAAGGGAAAATGGGAGGTTGGAGTTAACTGAAGTTAAAATACAAAGGCCAGAGATTTTACGTTCTGTCAGGCAAAATGGTCGCTTGAGATTGCATCTTGTTAGCAGTGATGTTTGCTCTAATATCAAccaagaagaggaagaagaagaagaagaaaatgaagagataAATCAAGAAGAACAAGAACAGGAAGTACTTGATTtgcaagaagaagaagaagaagagatgaAGGTTGAAGAAGTATGGAAGTATAGGGTGAATGGAAAAGGTTCGAGAAGATGTCATGAGATGGTTGTGAGCCATCTTCATAATGATTATCATCACCGCCAACATCATCATATGAATGACCATCATAGCTTGCATGTGTGGAGGCAGCCATGTGTGTCCATAAGGTAA
- the LOC105804816 gene encoding serine hydroxymethyltransferase 7: MGLDTPSGGNTSHGYYTPHGRKVSSASIFFESLPYKVNPQTGYIDYEKLEERALDFRPKILICGGSSYSREWDYGRFRQIADKCGAVLLCDMAQISGLIAAKAAELEDFSPTSIISTDAGQES, translated from the exons ATGGGATTGGATACTCCATCAGGAGGGAATACCAGTCATGGGTATTATACCCCACATGGTAGAAAAGTATCTTCTGCTTCAATTTTCTTTGAGAGTTTGCCATATAAAGTGAATCCACAAACTGGGTATATAGATTATGAGAAGTTGGAAGAGAGGGCGCTTGATTTTAGGCCTAAGATATTGATTTGTGGTGGTAGTTCGTATTCGAGGGAATGGGATTACGGAAGGTTTCGACAGATTGCGGATAAGTGTGGTGCTGTTTTGCTTTGTGATATGGCTCAAATCAGTGGACTTATTGCTGCTAAG GCTGCTGAATTGGAAGATTTCTCACCGACTTCAATCATTTCAACTGATGCTGGACAAGAG AGCTGA
- the LOC105804817 gene encoding uncharacterized protein LOC105804817 → MASSLKEYLKRYETKNEEEEQKKKRKKKKKTKPESSGVLVVDEDPVWQKPVNLEEDEGNDSPDEKPLVDEDIEVKRMKRLEQIRLRRGYNAIAEDGSGWVSLSPKHANMVDPNSDISPPRRQRTRNDTPSPEPGLRHSNSEIEAKDLSPPRKPRSPGLKSDLSPPRRSRAHNETTLTREDSDLSPPCRKPARADSPEPRLKASRGGSDLSPPRKRRVRNDTPSPEALVNRADGTDLSPPRKRRVRNDTPSPEPLVNRTDGTDLSPPRKRRVRNDTPSPEPLANRAGAGLSPPRKRRARNDTPSPKRRVKPLREGADSDMSPPRQRSRRQRAQSPEPDMPPPRQSHAQTSELVHDSDLSPPRKSRRESTGPASLKQQPKTGLISGSDIREEISKTKKDDWLRFKEMDPSVSGRGAEPVFRDKTKGERISKEEYLKSKRKGGEEKPKEKELEWGKGLAQKREAETRLQDLELEKSKPFARTRDDPELDNMLKDRLRWGDPMAHLVKKKQPELVLKDLGDAEKMKESGFIVPQDIPPHSWIVRKLDAAPNRYGIRPGRHWDGVDRSNGFEKKMFTKLNEKRATEREAYLWSVSDM, encoded by the exons ATGGCGAGTTCTTTGAAAGAATACCTAAAAAGATACGAGACCAAAAACGAAGAAGAGGagcagaagaagaaaaggaagaaaaagaagaaaactaaaCCCGAATCATCAGGTGTTCTAGTGGTGGATGAAGACCCAGTGTGGCAGAAACCTGTTAATCTCGAAGAAGATGAGGGCAATGATTCGCCTG ATGAGAAGCCACTAGTGGATGAAGATATAGAagtaaaaagaatgaaaaggcTAGAGCAGATTAGGTTGAGGAGGGGCTACAATGCCATTGCCGAAGATGGTAGTGGTTGGGTCTCGCTTTCTCCTAAACACGCTAATATGGTGGATCCTAATTCTGATATTTCCCCTCCTCGTAGGCAGCGGACACGAAATGACACACCTTCTCCAGAACCTGGGTTGAGGCATTCAAACTCTGAAATAGAAGCTAAGGATTTGTCACCTCCGCGAAAACCACGTTCCCCTGGTTTGAAATCTGATTTGTCACCGCCAAGGAGAAGTAGGGCTCATAATGAGACAACATTAACAAGAGAAGATTCTGATTTGTCACCTCCTTGCAGGAAGCCAGCTCGGGCTGATTCACCAGAACCTCGACTTAAGGCTTCTAGAGGTGGTTCTGATTTATCTCCTCCTCGGAAGCGGAGGGTTAGGAATGACACACCCTCACCAGAAGCTTTAGTAAACAGAGCAGATGGTACTGATTTATCTCCTCCTAGGAAACGTAGGGTTCGGAATGACACACCTTCACCAGAACCTTTAGTAAACCGAACAGATGGTACTGATTTATCTCCTCCAAGGAAACGGAGGGTTCGGAATGACACACCTTCACCAGAACCTTTAGCAAACAGAGCAGGTGCTGGTCTATCACCACCTCGGAAACGAAGGGCGAGAAATGATACACCTTCACCAAAACGGAGGGTGAAGCCTTTGAGAGAAGGTGCTGATAGTGATATGTCACCTCCACGGCAAAGGTCAAGACGCCAACGTGCACAATCACCTGAGCCTGATATGCCCCCACCTAGACAATCTCATGCCCAAACATCTGAGCTTGTTCATGATTCGGATCTCTCCCCTCCAAGGAAAAGTAGGAGGGAATCAACTGGTCCTGCTTCTTTGAAACAGCAACCCAAAACTGGTTTAATTTCTGGCAGTGATATTCGAGAAGAAATTTCAAAAACGAAGAAGGATGATTGGTTAAG GTTTAAGGAGATGGATCCATCTGTAAGCGGACGAGGTGCTGAGCCTGTATTTCGTGATAAGACAAAAG GGGAGCGCATATCAAAAGAAGAGTACCTTAAGTCAAAACGAAAAGGAGGAGAAGAAAAGCCCAAG GAGAAAGAGTTGGAATGGGGCAAAGGCTTAGCCCAAAAACGTGAAGCTGAGACTAGGTTGCAAGATTTAGAACTCGAGAAGAGTAAACCATTTGCTCGAACAAG GGATGACCCAGAGCTCGACAATATGTTGAAGGATCGACTAAGATGGGGTGATCCTATGGCTCATTTGGTCAAG AAAAAACAACCTGAGCTGGTTCTTAAAGACCTAGGGGATGCTGAGAAAATGAAAGAGTCAGGGTTCATAGTTCCTCAAGATATTCCCCCGCATAGTTGGATAGTAAGAAAACTAGATGCTGCACCAAATCGTTATGGTATAAGACCAGGAAGACATTGGGACGGAGTCGATCGTAGTAATg GTTTTGAGAAGAAAATGTTCACCAAATTAAACGAGAAACGAGCAACGGAAAGGGAGGCGTATCTCTGGTCTGTATCCGACATGTGA